One genomic region from Frateuria soli encodes:
- a CDS encoding hemolysin family protein, translated as MLTDIALVILLSVFNGFFALSEMALVTSRKSRLKQMAQGSRRARVALRHADAPEHFLSTVQVGITLVMLVTGAVAGDRLGDRFAVLLQGGRISWLAPYAHGLGIVIGFVVISYIQIVIGELLPKRLALSAPERLSGFVAMPMLFLARLTGPFVWLLNRSSGLLLKLLRVNDQGSGRVTEEEIRLLVAESAEQGVLDPDEHNMVNRVLRLGDRTVDSVMTPRMRIAWLDQSAPREENIAVMRETPYSRYPVYQGDESDVVGVLEVKSLISGMTGDTPELFRQLAKPLYVPATARAMDLLEEFRDAETPVALVVDEYGDIEGLVTLNDLLAAVVGASQLGHGGSEEHPPIVAREDGSWLIDGSLSTEDLRELLHLERLPGEEEHEFRTAAGMVMTALGHIPQVGEVFAWRGIRFEVVDLDGARIDKLLVTPAPRIEAPDDEQ; from the coding sequence ATGCTGACCGATATCGCGCTCGTCATCCTTCTGTCGGTGTTCAACGGCTTCTTCGCGTTGTCGGAAATGGCGCTGGTCACCTCGCGCAAGAGCCGCCTCAAGCAGATGGCCCAGGGCAGCCGGCGCGCCCGGGTGGCGCTGCGCCATGCCGATGCGCCGGAACACTTCCTCTCGACCGTGCAGGTGGGCATCACGCTGGTGATGCTGGTGACCGGCGCGGTGGCCGGCGACCGGCTCGGCGACCGCTTCGCCGTGCTGCTGCAGGGGGGCCGGATCAGCTGGCTCGCGCCCTACGCCCACGGCCTGGGCATCGTGATCGGCTTCGTGGTGATCTCCTACATCCAGATCGTGATCGGCGAGCTGCTGCCCAAGCGGCTGGCATTGTCGGCACCGGAACGGCTGTCCGGCTTCGTGGCCATGCCGATGCTGTTCCTGGCCCGGCTCACCGGCCCGTTCGTGTGGCTGCTCAACCGCTCCAGCGGGCTGCTGCTCAAGCTGTTGCGGGTCAACGACCAGGGCAGCGGCCGGGTCACCGAAGAGGAAATCCGCCTGCTGGTCGCCGAAAGCGCCGAACAGGGCGTGCTGGACCCGGACGAGCACAACATGGTCAACCGGGTGCTGCGCCTTGGCGACCGCACGGTCGACAGCGTGATGACCCCGCGCATGCGCATCGCCTGGCTGGACCAGTCCGCGCCGCGCGAGGAAAACATCGCGGTGATGCGTGAAACGCCGTATTCGCGCTATCCGGTCTACCAGGGCGACGAGAGCGACGTCGTCGGCGTGCTGGAGGTAAAGAGCCTGATCAGCGGCATGACCGGCGACACGCCGGAGCTGTTCCGCCAGCTGGCCAAGCCGCTGTACGTCCCGGCCACCGCGCGCGCGATGGACCTGCTGGAAGAATTCCGCGATGCCGAGACGCCGGTGGCGCTGGTGGTGGACGAGTACGGCGACATCGAGGGACTGGTCACGCTCAACGACCTGCTCGCGGCCGTGGTCGGGGCCAGCCAGCTCGGCCACGGCGGCAGCGAGGAGCACCCGCCGATCGTGGCGCGCGAGGACGGCAGCTGGCTCATCGACGGCTCGCTCTCCACCGAGGACTTGCGCGAGCTGCTGCATCTCGAGCGCCTGCCCGGCGAGGAGGAACATGAGTTCCGCACCGCCGCCGGCATGGTGATGACCGCGCTGGGGCACATCCCGCAGGTGGGCGAGGTTTTCGCCTGGCGCGGGATCCGTTTCGAGGTGGTCGACCTCGACGGCGCGCGCATCGACAAGCTGCTGGTGACGCCCGCCCCGCGCATCGAGGCGCCCGACGACGAGCAGTAG
- a CDS encoding DUF47 domain-containing protein: MFSLQTIFGKGDKFYGLLEQSAEAAQGSATALHQMLANRDRAPVMADFAGVRAREKALAAQISEELVNTFVTALDREDIEALNSALYKIPKTVEKFAERYAIVGERVADVDFAQRACVLEESTAVVSEMIAELRRGLRIDPVRKLQDRLQALESEGDRMLLAPYRSLYIEGNDAMKAMLAKDLFELIEKAIDKCRDVGNIVYSIVLKHS; this comes from the coding sequence ATGTTTTCACTGCAGACGATTTTCGGTAAGGGCGACAAGTTCTACGGACTGCTGGAGCAGAGCGCGGAGGCCGCGCAGGGCAGCGCCACGGCACTGCACCAGATGCTTGCCAACCGGGACCGCGCGCCGGTGATGGCCGATTTCGCCGGTGTCCGTGCCCGCGAGAAGGCGCTGGCCGCCCAGATCAGCGAGGAACTGGTGAACACCTTCGTCACCGCGCTGGACCGCGAGGACATCGAGGCGCTCAATTCTGCGCTGTACAAGATTCCCAAGACGGTGGAAAAGTTCGCCGAGCGCTACGCGATCGTGGGAGAGCGGGTGGCCGACGTGGATTTCGCCCAGCGTGCCTGCGTGCTGGAGGAATCCACCGCGGTGGTCAGCGAAATGATCGCCGAGTTGCGCCGGGGGCTGCGCATCGACCCGGTAAGGAAGCTCCAGGATCGCTTGCAGGCGCTGGAGTCCGAGGGCGACCGCATGCTGCTGGCGCCCTACCGCTCGCTCTACATCGAAGGCAACGACGCGATGAAGGCGATGCTCGCCAAGGATCTGTTCGAGCTGATCGAGAAGGCGATCGACAAGTGCCGCGACGTCGGCAACATCGTCTACTCGATCGTGCTCAAGCACTCCTGA
- a CDS encoding inorganic phosphate transporter, producing MSLGLVFAVVLIALAFTYINGFHDTANSIATVVATKVLSPGQAVLLAAVTNLIGALWGTAVAKTIAAGLIDTRVVDAGPQLLICALLAATVWNLITWWWGLPSSSSHALVGALVGSAIAAAGDDFGAVIWSQGGWWDGKGVIPKVIVPMVVSPLMGFVIGFLLMGALYALFAWLANRRGWLQRLGRTPFVNAFFGKAQIVSASAMGLAHGMNDAQKSMGIIALALAGGTAAGQLDHLPHWLGFLRIAGSAEGGFSVPAWVAVVCALTMAAGTAGGGWRIIKTLGHKMVKLHPINGFAAEGSSAAVILTASAFGIPVSTTHNVSASIMGVGAAKRFNAIRWSVVERMVWAWILTLPITALLAYAFVRLVQAF from the coding sequence ATGAGCCTGGGCCTGGTTTTCGCGGTGGTGCTGATCGCACTCGCCTTCACCTACATCAACGGCTTCCACGACACCGCCAACTCGATCGCCACGGTGGTGGCGACCAAGGTGCTCAGTCCCGGCCAGGCGGTGCTGCTGGCGGCGGTGACCAATCTCATCGGCGCGTTGTGGGGCACCGCGGTGGCCAAGACCATCGCGGCCGGACTGATCGACACACGCGTGGTCGATGCCGGGCCGCAGTTGCTGATCTGCGCGCTGCTGGCCGCCACGGTATGGAACCTGATCACCTGGTGGTGGGGTCTGCCGTCCAGTTCGAGCCATGCCCTGGTCGGCGCGCTGGTGGGGTCGGCGATCGCCGCGGCGGGTGATGATTTCGGTGCGGTGATCTGGTCGCAGGGTGGCTGGTGGGACGGCAAGGGCGTGATCCCCAAGGTGATCGTGCCCATGGTCGTTTCGCCGCTGATGGGCTTCGTCATCGGCTTCCTGCTGATGGGCGCGCTCTATGCGTTGTTCGCCTGGCTTGCCAACCGCAGGGGCTGGCTGCAGCGGCTGGGACGCACGCCGTTCGTCAACGCTTTCTTCGGCAAGGCGCAGATCGTCTCGGCCAGTGCCATGGGCCTGGCGCACGGCATGAACGATGCGCAGAAGAGCATGGGCATCATCGCCCTGGCGCTGGCCGGCGGCACCGCCGCGGGCCAGCTCGACCACCTGCCTCACTGGCTGGGTTTCCTGCGCATCGCCGGTTCCGCCGAAGGCGGTTTCAGCGTGCCCGCGTGGGTGGCGGTGGTGTGTGCGCTGACGATGGCCGCAGGCACCGCGGGCGGCGGCTGGCGGATCATCAAGACGCTCGGCCACAAGATGGTCAAGCTGCATCCGATCAACGGCTTCGCCGCCGAGGGCAGCTCGGCGGCGGTGATCCTCACCGCCTCGGCGTTCGGCATCCCGGTGTCGACCACGCACAACGTGTCCGCCTCGATCATGGGCGTGGGCGCGGCCAAGCGGTTCAACGCGATCCGCTGGTCGGTGGTCGAGCGCATGGTGTGGGCTTGGATCCTCACCCTGCCGATCACGGCGTTGCTCGCCTACGCTTTCGTGCGGCTGGTGCAGGCGTTCTGA
- a CDS encoding MGMT family protein: MQEIHARVYAAIAAIPRGRVASYGVIAARAGLPGRARLVGKLLGETPDGMNLPWYRVLRASGQVALPPGSRGFREQCRLLRAEGVEVVNGRVPLSRFGLDADLDRALWGMSS; this comes from the coding sequence ATGCAGGAAATCCACGCCCGCGTCTATGCCGCCATCGCCGCCATCCCGCGCGGCCGCGTCGCCAGCTATGGGGTGATCGCCGCCCGCGCCGGGTTGCCGGGACGCGCGCGGCTGGTCGGGAAGCTGCTGGGCGAGACACCGGATGGCATGAACCTGCCCTGGTACCGCGTGCTGCGCGCCAGCGGCCAGGTCGCGCTGCCGCCGGGTAGCCGCGGCTTCCGCGAGCAGTGCCGCCTGCTGCGTGCCGAGGGCGTCGAGGTGGTCAACGGCCGCGTGCCGCTGTCGCGCTTCGGGCTGGATGCCGACCTGGACCGCGCGCTCTGGGGCATGTCCTCGTAG
- the recQ gene encoding DNA helicase RecQ, which produces MPSRALDLLHSVFGYASFRGQQQAIVHAVAEGGDALVLMPTGGGKSLCYQIPALLRSGTAIVVSPLIALMQDQVDALREAGVAAAYLNSSLEAGDQREVERRLLAGGLKLLYVAPERLLTARFLGLLEQVDVALFAIDEAHCVSQWGHDFRPEYRELAVLAERFPQVPRIALTATADPRTREEIVERLGLGRAHQFVSSFDRPNIRYHVALKHNPRTQLMQFLDGHRGEAGIVYALSRKKVDDTAAWLAEAGIEALPYHAGLDARTRAANQQRFLREEGVVMVATVAFGMGIDKPDVRFVAHLDLPRSMEGYYQETGRAGRDGLPAEAWMIYGLSDVVTMSQMIAQSDSADERKRIERQKLEGLLAFAEATRCRRELLLGAFGEDFQGPCGNCDNCLEPPKTWDATVPAQKALSAVYRSGQRFGAGHVIDILRGIEGERMRQLGHERLTTFGIGADMDEKGWRSVFRQLLAAGLLEADAEGYGTLRLTAASRAVLTGGQQVLLREDARPVRSARRRRDSQLVTGASLGIEAYEQPLWDALRGLRTQLARQQGVPPYVVFHDATLLAMLRAMPATEDELAEVSGVGEAKLKRYGRDFLAVINAPD; this is translated from the coding sequence ATGCCCTCCCGCGCCCTCGATCTCCTCCACAGCGTTTTCGGTTACGCCAGCTTCCGCGGCCAGCAACAGGCCATCGTGCATGCGGTGGCCGAGGGCGGCGACGCGCTGGTACTGATGCCGACCGGCGGCGGCAAGTCGCTGTGCTACCAGATTCCGGCACTGCTGCGGTCCGGCACCGCGATCGTGGTTTCACCGCTGATTGCGCTGATGCAGGACCAGGTCGATGCCTTGCGCGAGGCCGGCGTGGCCGCGGCCTACCTCAATTCCAGCCTGGAGGCCGGGGACCAGCGCGAGGTGGAGCGCCGGTTGCTCGCCGGCGGGCTGAAACTGCTCTACGTGGCGCCCGAACGATTGCTCACGGCGCGCTTCCTGGGGTTGCTCGAACAGGTCGACGTGGCGTTGTTCGCGATCGACGAAGCACATTGCGTCTCCCAATGGGGCCATGACTTCCGCCCGGAGTACCGCGAGCTGGCGGTGCTGGCCGAGCGCTTCCCGCAGGTTCCCCGCATCGCGCTCACCGCCACCGCCGATCCGCGCACGCGCGAGGAAATCGTCGAGCGGCTCGGACTCGGGCGGGCGCACCAGTTCGTGTCCAGCTTCGACCGGCCGAACATCCGCTACCACGTGGCGCTCAAGCACAACCCGCGCACGCAGCTGATGCAGTTCCTCGACGGCCATCGCGGCGAGGCCGGCATCGTCTATGCGTTGAGCCGCAAGAAGGTCGACGATACCGCCGCCTGGCTGGCCGAGGCGGGGATCGAGGCCCTGCCGTACCACGCGGGCCTCGACGCGCGCACCCGCGCGGCCAACCAGCAGCGCTTCCTGCGCGAGGAGGGCGTGGTGATGGTCGCCACGGTCGCCTTCGGCATGGGCATCGACAAGCCCGACGTGCGCTTCGTCGCGCACCTGGACCTGCCCCGTTCGATGGAGGGCTATTACCAGGAGACCGGCCGCGCCGGCCGCGACGGCCTGCCGGCCGAGGCGTGGATGATCTACGGCCTGTCCGACGTGGTGACGATGAGCCAGATGATCGCCCAGTCCGACTCGGCCGACGAGCGCAAGCGGATCGAGCGGCAGAAGCTCGAGGGCCTGCTCGCCTTCGCCGAGGCCACGCGCTGCCGTCGCGAACTGCTGCTGGGTGCCTTCGGCGAGGATTTCCAGGGGCCCTGCGGCAACTGCGACAACTGCCTGGAACCGCCGAAAACCTGGGATGCCACCGTTCCCGCACAGAAGGCGCTCTCCGCCGTCTACCGCAGCGGGCAGCGTTTCGGGGCGGGCCACGTGATCGACATCCTGCGCGGGATCGAAGGCGAGCGCATGCGCCAGCTGGGTCATGAGCGCCTGACCACGTTCGGCATCGGCGCGGACATGGACGAGAAGGGCTGGCGCTCGGTGTTCCGCCAGCTGCTCGCTGCCGGCCTGCTGGAAGCCGACGCCGAGGGCTACGGCACGCTGCGCCTGACGGCCGCCAGCCGGGCGGTGTTGACCGGCGGCCAGCAGGTGCTGCTGCGCGAGGATGCCCGTCCCGTGCGCAGCGCCCGCCGACGCCGCGACAGCCAGCTGGTGACCGGCGCCAGCCTGGGCATCGAGGCCTACGAACAGCCGCTGTGGGACGCCCTGCGCGGCCTGCGGACACAGCTGGCCAGGCAACAGGGCGTGCCGCCCTACGTGGTGTTCCACGACGCCACGCTGCTTGCCATGCTGCGTGCCATGCCGGCCACTGAGGACGAACTGGCGGAAGTCAGCGGCGTGGGTGAGGCCAAGCTCAAGCGCTACGGACGCGATTTCCTGGCGGTGATCAACGCGCCCGATTAG
- a CDS encoding MliC family protein, translating into MSPSRLLLALACLSPTACQPVRPRAEAVLYRCTDGRTVQATYGDSDHARLLIDGRPYRLTVAISASGARYLGEGWQWWTKGMHDAWLAPLRPGETVASAPGVACQAW; encoded by the coding sequence ATGAGCCCTTCCCGCCTTCTGCTGGCCCTGGCCTGCCTGTCGCCGACCGCCTGCCAGCCGGTCCGACCCAGGGCCGAAGCCGTCCTTTACCGGTGCACCGACGGCCGTACGGTACAGGCCACCTACGGGGACAGCGACCATGCCCGCCTGCTGATCGACGGCAGGCCCTACCGGCTCACGGTCGCCATCTCGGCCAGCGGGGCGCGCTATCTGGGCGAGGGCTGGCAGTGGTGGACCAAGGGCATGCACGACGCCTGGCTGGCGCCGCTGCGGCCCGGCGAAACGGTGGCCTCGGCGCCCGGCGTGGCCTGCCAGGCGTGGTAG
- a CDS encoding FHA domain-containing protein — protein MDSPGQTPVLSRSKRSSGPQGTRLFSAEELRQVAREAAPVLLGRASAAAPVLEGANGGLQGQRISLRPGRQTIGRRGDNDIVLDDLSVSASHAWIMNQQNHYVIMNTLSTNGTFVNGKRVHEATLRHGDRVRFGQLEFTFLTRERGTGAAVRHGWLALGAAALVAMGVAAWWLV, from the coding sequence ATGGACAGCCCTGGACAGACTCCCGTTCTTTCCCGCTCCAAGCGATCGTCCGGACCGCAGGGAACCCGGCTGTTCTCCGCCGAGGAACTGCGCCAGGTCGCTCGCGAAGCCGCCCCCGTCCTGCTCGGCCGCGCCAGTGCCGCAGCCCCGGTGCTGGAGGGCGCCAACGGCGGGCTCCAGGGCCAGCGGATCTCGCTGCGCCCGGGGCGGCAGACGATCGGCCGGCGCGGCGACAACGACATCGTGCTGGACGATCTGAGCGTGTCGGCTTCGCACGCGTGGATCATGAACCAGCAGAACCACTACGTGATCATGAACACGCTGTCGACCAACGGCACGTTCGTCAACGGCAAGCGCGTCCACGAGGCCACGTTGCGCCACGGGGACCGCGTCCGTTTCGGGCAGCTGGAGTTCACCTTCCTCACCCGCGAACGCGGTACCGGGGCTGCGGTCCGGCACGGGTGGCTGGCGCTCGGCGCGGCGGCGCTGGTGGCAATGGGAGTGGCGGCATGGTGGCTGGTCTGA
- a CDS encoding protein kinase domain-containing protein, translating into MVAGLTPAAEERAIPPTVGRYRIEGVLGAGAMAVVYAGFDPDIERQVAIKCLRNAVAADPAYRARFLTEARAVGHLTHPHIVTLFDVGEMDDGRPYIAMERLSGDTLASRVAREGFPPLPVILGLVEQIAGALDYAHVQGVIHQDIKPENIMLSDGWQHAKVSDFGIAERRDPNSTGAPRREVGGTPAFMAPEHLQGERTDARSDLFSLGVVLFWLLSGKLPWEETGDVRRLLAERQRLQQPTLQPRDPFTPSILIDIVQTLLAPAPQDRYQRGAELIDDLRLALREYERLHEKPIATRLISLRLRWAGILASVLSLTLLIGLAAIYARQNAAVTGLAQDFGRSLGRMVASEAAENLLLDDRAATRALVQDIARNKQIYYLAVANRYGEVIASTRDDELGKPLPARTNETFLPGAGDIASYRVRLPDGDDSGEMLVFDVPVNYQVAKVGQLRLGISDAPLRAAQKTTLKAIVAVLLVTLAAVTGAAYWLFRRLLGLLDVLGEAMLRVGRGDFGHRIRLVRHDELGRLFTAFNLMCNALQARERRPRRPSAKATSPLELPTRILPAAERVEDRVTRD; encoded by the coding sequence ATGGTGGCTGGTCTGACCCCAGCGGCGGAGGAGCGCGCGATCCCGCCGACGGTGGGACGCTACCGCATCGAAGGCGTGCTCGGCGCAGGCGCCATGGCGGTGGTCTACGCCGGCTTCGACCCGGACATCGAGCGCCAGGTCGCGATCAAGTGCCTGCGCAATGCGGTGGCGGCCGATCCGGCCTATCGGGCGCGCTTTCTCACCGAGGCGCGCGCGGTCGGCCACCTGACCCATCCACACATCGTCACCCTGTTCGACGTGGGCGAGATGGACGATGGCCGCCCCTACATCGCGATGGAACGCCTTTCCGGCGACACCCTCGCCAGCCGTGTGGCGCGCGAGGGCTTTCCGCCGCTGCCGGTGATCCTCGGGCTGGTCGAGCAGATTGCCGGCGCGCTCGATTACGCGCATGTGCAAGGGGTGATCCACCAGGACATCAAGCCGGAGAACATCATGCTCTCCGACGGCTGGCAGCACGCCAAGGTGAGCGACTTCGGCATCGCCGAGCGGCGCGACCCCAACAGTACCGGCGCGCCCCGCCGCGAGGTCGGTGGTACGCCCGCCTTCATGGCGCCCGAGCACCTGCAGGGCGAACGCACCGATGCGCGCAGCGACCTGTTCTCGCTGGGCGTGGTGCTGTTCTGGCTGCTGAGCGGCAAGCTGCCGTGGGAGGAAACCGGCGACGTCCGGCGCCTGCTGGCCGAGCGCCAGCGCCTGCAGCAGCCCACGCTGCAGCCGCGCGACCCGTTCACTCCCTCGATCCTGATCGACATCGTGCAGACCCTGCTCGCGCCCGCGCCGCAGGACCGCTACCAGCGCGGCGCCGAGCTGATCGACGACCTGCGCCTGGCCCTGCGCGAATACGAGCGCCTGCACGAGAAGCCGATCGCCACGCGGCTGATCTCGCTGCGCCTGCGTTGGGCGGGCATTCTGGCCTCGGTGCTGAGCCTGACCCTGCTGATCGGCCTGGCCGCGATCTACGCCCGCCAGAACGCGGCGGTCACCGGCCTGGCGCAGGATTTCGGGCGTTCGCTCGGCCGGATGGTCGCCAGCGAGGCGGCCGAGAACCTGCTGCTGGACGACCGCGCCGCCACGCGCGCGCTGGTGCAGGACATCGCCCGCAACAAGCAGATCTATTACCTGGCGGTGGCCAATCGCTACGGCGAAGTGATCGCCAGCACCCGCGACGACGAGCTGGGCAAGCCCCTGCCGGCGCGCACCAACGAAACGTTCCTGCCGGGCGCGGGCGACATCGCCAGCTACCGCGTGCGCCTGCCCGACGGCGACGATTCGGGCGAGATGCTGGTGTTCGACGTGCCGGTCAACTACCAGGTCGCCAAGGTCGGCCAGTTGCGCCTCGGGATCAGCGACGCCCCGCTGCGCGCCGCACAGAAGACCACGCTGAAGGCCATCGTCGCGGTGTTGCTGGTCACCCTGGCGGCGGTGACGGGCGCGGCCTACTGGTTGTTCCGTCGCCTGCTCGGCTTGCTCGACGTGCTCGGCGAGGCGATGCTGAGGGTCGGTCGCGGCGACTTCGGGCACCGCATCCGGCTGGTGCGCCACGACGAACTGGGCCGCCTGTTCACCGCCTTCAACCTGATGTGCAACGCCTTGCAGGCACGCGAACGGCGCCCGCGCCGGCCCAGCGCAAAAGCGACGTCGCCGCTGGAGTTGCCCACCCGCATCCTGCCTGCGGCGGAGCGGGTGGAGGACAGGGTGACGCGGGATTAG
- a CDS encoding LysM peptidoglycan-binding domain-containing protein, whose protein sequence is MQNSQDARFAAQGSRVGPLVLVGLLAVGLGGCAQLQQLKARVTGHRKPTVTVTPAPTPAPTRAPEDTAPRPLSSIINGQLQSGHFAEGERQLRRYLEVYPDDHAAEAVLRQLTVDPEQALGHASRPYVVRPGDSYSTLAARFLGDGGRFLILARYNGSTNPSMLRVGQTLRVPASRLASGTQPEGPVQTAAATEPSASGAGAAKARRLQDESLALLHKGQRSEALERMDQALDVDPQLPPSDADARSLRKQLVSVYHQRAIVLYRDQQLDQAISLWNRVLAIEPDFEPATVYRARALELKQRLKQY, encoded by the coding sequence GTGCAGAACTCGCAAGACGCGCGCTTTGCCGCGCAAGGCTCCCGGGTGGGGCCACTGGTACTGGTCGGGCTGCTCGCCGTCGGCCTGGGCGGCTGCGCCCAGTTGCAGCAGCTGAAGGCCCGCGTGACCGGCCATCGCAAGCCGACGGTCACGGTGACGCCGGCGCCCACGCCGGCGCCGACGCGCGCCCCGGAGGACACGGCGCCGCGTCCGCTGTCGTCGATCATCAACGGCCAGTTGCAGTCGGGCCACTTTGCCGAGGGCGAGCGCCAACTGCGCCGCTACCTGGAGGTCTACCCCGACGACCATGCCGCCGAGGCGGTGCTGCGCCAGCTGACGGTCGACCCGGAGCAAGCGCTGGGCCATGCCTCGCGCCCGTACGTGGTGCGACCGGGCGATTCCTACAGCACGTTGGCCGCCCGCTTCCTCGGTGACGGCGGGCGCTTCCTGATCCTGGCACGCTACAACGGCTCGACCAATCCCTCGATGCTGCGTGTGGGCCAGACGCTGCGCGTGCCCGCCTCGCGACTGGCCAGCGGAACGCAACCGGAGGGTCCGGTGCAGACCGCCGCCGCGACGGAGCCTTCCGCCAGCGGCGCGGGTGCGGCCAAGGCGCGCCGCCTGCAGGACGAAAGCCTCGCGCTGCTGCACAAGGGACAGCGCAGCGAGGCGCTGGAACGGATGGACCAGGCGCTGGACGTCGACCCCCAGCTGCCGCCTTCCGACGCGGACGCCAGGTCGCTGCGCAAGCAACTGGTGTCGGTCTACCACCAGCGTGCGATCGTGCTCTACCGCGACCAGCAACTGGACCAGGCGATCTCGCTGTGGAACCGCGTGCTGGCGATCGAACCGGATTTCGAGCCGGCGACGGTCTATCGCGCGCGGGCGCTGGAGCTCAAGCAGCGGCTGAAACAATACTGA
- a CDS encoding PP2C family protein-serine/threonine phosphatase, translated as MDQGIEEAQAMPAVAAGRARGGRATQQDACICLHDPATDARLLVLADGMGGDGAGELASAGVIEVTRRLWQQGLWREQPGPLFLETLCQSAHAELRQRGDGLVGAEPHSTVVALLVRGRRACWAHVGDSRLYRFQRGRCLGRTEDHSVAQLKVARGELAAEAMGEDVDQHMLLRGLGGPQPPQVEHGFTTLRPGQAFVLCSDGVWERLSTEELGRLARRGNLRHALKEALSRAIERGGVDGDNVSLIFARIGWTHWLRAHGRRLWKRLAHRRMAGDMGIGQV; from the coding sequence ATGGATCAGGGGATCGAGGAAGCCCAGGCAATGCCGGCGGTAGCGGCGGGCCGTGCGCGCGGCGGACGTGCCACCCAGCAGGATGCCTGCATCTGCCTGCACGACCCGGCCACCGACGCGCGACTGCTGGTCCTGGCCGACGGCATGGGCGGCGACGGCGCGGGCGAGCTGGCATCCGCCGGCGTCATCGAGGTGACCCGCCGCCTTTGGCAGCAGGGCCTGTGGCGCGAGCAGCCCGGCCCGCTGTTCCTGGAGACGCTGTGCCAGTCCGCCCACGCCGAGTTGCGCCAGCGCGGCGACGGCCTGGTCGGCGCCGAACCCCACTCGACGGTGGTCGCGCTGCTGGTTCGTGGGCGGCGCGCCTGCTGGGCGCACGTCGGCGACAGCCGGCTTTACCGGTTCCAGCGCGGACGTTGCCTGGGCCGCACCGAGGACCACAGCGTGGCGCAACTGAAAGTGGCCCGCGGGGAGCTCGCGGCCGAGGCGATGGGCGAGGACGTCGACCAGCACATGCTGCTGCGCGGCCTGGGCGGGCCGCAGCCGCCACAGGTCGAGCACGGCTTTACCACGCTGCGTCCCGGCCAGGCCTTCGTGCTGTGCAGCGACGGCGTGTGGGAGCGGCTCTCGACCGAGGAACTGGGCCGGCTTGCCCGTCGCGGCAACCTGCGCCACGCCCTCAAGGAAGCGCTGTCCCGGGCGATAGAGCGGGGGGGCGTGGATGGCGACAATGTCTCCTTGATCTTCGCCCGGATAGGCTGGACCCACTGGTTGCGCGCCCATGGCCGCCGGCTGTGGAAGCGACTCGCCCACCGCCGCATGGCGGGCGACATGGGTATCGGACAGGTATGA
- a CDS encoding DNA polymerase III subunit chi, whose amino-acid sequence MPRADFYLIDKPRFREQPLLLVCELARRAYAAQQPTLILTRDFEQAEAIDELLWDFDSDAFIPHQLAGDEDDAHTAVLIVPPGIDTADRPLLINLRETCPEGRFERVLEVVAADRAERTGSRERWREYQQRGFELAKFDM is encoded by the coding sequence ATGCCCCGCGCCGACTTCTACCTGATCGACAAGCCGCGCTTCCGCGAACAGCCGCTGCTGCTGGTGTGCGAGCTGGCGCGGCGTGCCTATGCCGCGCAGCAGCCGACGCTGATCCTCACCCGCGACTTCGAGCAGGCCGAGGCGATCGACGAACTGCTGTGGGACTTCGACAGCGATGCCTTTATCCCGCACCAACTCGCCGGCGACGAGGACGACGCGCACACCGCGGTGCTGATCGTGCCGCCCGGCATCGACACCGCCGACCGCCCGCTGCTGATCAACCTGCGCGAGACCTGTCCCGAAGGACGGTTCGAACGCGTTCTGGAAGTGGTCGCCGCCGACCGGGCCGAGCGCACCGGCTCGCGCGAACGCTGGCGCGAGTACCAGCAACGCGGCTTCGAACTGGCCAAGTTCGACATGTAG